CGCCCTGCCGCGCCTACGGCCACTCCTGCCTGGCCTACGGCGACCCGGCGACGTTCGACGCCCACGCGGTGCCGTACCTGGCTGCCGGACTCGCCGCCGGGGAACGCGTCTGGTTGGTCGCCCCCGGCGCTCCCGACGACCTGGCCCGCCGGCTGGACCGGCTCCCCGGCCTCCCCGACGCGCTGCGGCGGGGCGCGGCCGTGCTGGTCCCCGTCGAGCAGGCGTACCGGGCCGGCGGGATCATCGACCCGGAGACCCAGGTCCGGGCGTACGCCGCGGCGACCGAGGAGGCGCTGGCCGCGGGCTACACCGGGCTGCGGGTGATGGCCGAGGCGACCAGCCTGGTCCGCACCCCCGCCCAGCGGGACGCGTTCGCCCGCTACGAGCACCTGATCGACCGCTACATCCGCCGGCGGCCGATGTCGGCGATCTGCGCGTACGACCGCCGGGAGCTGGACGACCGGGCGATCGCCGAGCTGGCCTGCCTGCACCCGGAGACCAACACCGACGCGCCGTTCCGGCTGCACGCCACGCTCGGCGACGCGGTGGTGGCGCTCGGCGGCGAGCTGGACCCGTCCAACCACCAGCAGTTCGCCGCCGCGCTGGATCGGGCCGACCCCCGACCGGTCGACGGCCGGGTCGTGGTCGACGGGGCCGCGCTGCGCTTCGTCGACCACCGGTGCCTGCTGCACCTGCGCGACCACGCCCGGCGGCGCGGCGCCACGGCGGTGCTGCGCACGTCCCGGGCCGCGGCCGCCCGGCTGGTCGAGCTGCTGGACCTCACCGAGGTCCGGGTCGAGGTCGTGCGATGAGGACGGGCGCCGCCGCGGGTCACGTCGGCTACTTCCACGAGGCCATCCTCTTCGACTCCGACGAGCACCTGCTCGCCGTGGTGGTGCCGTTCCTGCTCGGCGGCGTCGAGGCGGGCGAGCCGACCGTGGTGGGCCTGGGGGAACGCAACGCGGAACTGGTCCGCCGGGCGCTGCCCGTCGGCTCCGGCGTGACCTTCCTGCCGGGTGGGGAGGTGTATGCCCGGCCGACCGCGGCGATCCGGTCCTACCGGAAGATGCTGGCGGCGTACGTGGCCGGGGGCGCGCGGCAGATCCGGATCGTCGGTGAGCTGCCGGCGGCGGCCCTCGGCTCCACCTGGGACTGGTGGGCCCGCTACGAGTCGGCCATCAACCACGCCTACGACGACTTCCCGCTGTGGAGCATGTGCGCCTACGACACCCGGACCACCCCGCCCCGGGTGCTGGCGGACGTGGCGCGTACCCATCCCCGGGTGGCCGGACCGGACGGCCAGCACCTGCCGAGCGAGGTCTACCGAGAGCCGACGCACTACCTGACCGAGCCCCGGCCGATGCTGCCCGACCCGGTGCAGCGGACGACTCCACTGGTCGAACTGACCGACCCGACCCCGGCGCAGGCCCGCGCCGCCGTGCACGCCGCCGACCAGGGTCAGCTCCCCGGCGACGACGTCGAGGACCTCGCCGTGGCGGTCAGCGAGATGGTGGGCAACGCGCTACGGCACGGCCTCGGGCCGACCCGGATGCGGCTGTGGAGCGGCCCGGACCGGATCGTGGTGACGGTGCACGACCGCGGCCCCGGCCCGAAGGACCCGTATGCCGGGCTGCTGCCGGCGGGTGACGGCGCGGCCGGCGGTCTCGGGCTGTGGATCACCTACCAGTCCTGCAACCACGTGGCGCTGCATCGCGACGCCGACGGTTTCACCGTCCGGCTGACCGCGGGGAACCCCCACTTCCC
This sequence is a window from Micromonospora sp. NBRC 110009. Protein-coding genes within it:
- a CDS encoding sensor histidine kinase; translation: MRTGAAAGHVGYFHEAILFDSDEHLLAVVVPFLLGGVEAGEPTVVGLGERNAELVRRALPVGSGVTFLPGGEVYARPTAAIRSYRKMLAAYVAGGARQIRIVGELPAAALGSTWDWWARYESAINHAYDDFPLWSMCAYDTRTTPPRVLADVARTHPRVAGPDGQHLPSEVYREPTHYLTEPRPMLPDPVQRTTPLVELTDPTPAQARAAVHAADQGQLPGDDVEDLAVAVSEMVGNALRHGLGPTRMRLWSGPDRIVVTVHDRGPGPKDPYAGLLPAGDGAAGGLGLWITYQSCNHVALHRDADGFTVRLTAGNPHFPV
- a CDS encoding MEDS domain-containing protein; this translates as MSRAGTPCRAYGHSCLAYGDPATFDAHAVPYLAAGLAAGERVWLVAPGAPDDLARRLDRLPGLPDALRRGAAVLVPVEQAYRAGGIIDPETQVRAYAAATEEALAAGYTGLRVMAEATSLVRTPAQRDAFARYEHLIDRYIRRRPMSAICAYDRRELDDRAIAELACLHPETNTDAPFRLHATLGDAVVALGGELDPSNHQQFAAALDRADPRPVDGRVVVDGAALRFVDHRCLLHLRDHARRRGATAVLRTSRAAAARLVELLDLTEVRVEVVR